A stretch of the Sphingobacterium thalpophilum genome encodes the following:
- a CDS encoding type IA DNA topoisomerase, with protein MKVVIAEKPSVARDLARVMGAKEVKDGYIAGNGYAFTYAFGHLVQLCTPQAYGYNSWTISNLPIIPATFKLESKKVKKDGKQIDDAGAVKQLNTIKSLLDQAEEIIVATDAGREGELIFRNIYYFLGSKVPFKRLWISSQTDKAIKEGFANLKDGTEYDSLYMSARSRSESDWLIGINATQAITLAAGNKGLLSLGRVQTPTLAMICARYLENKDFKPQAFYKIQAGFEKDNINFKATSNKIDKKDVAEETIARLSVGSTARVARVEAKETKEQPPLLFDLTSLQQDANKKYGYSADQTLSIAQTLYEKKVITYPRTGSRYISEDVFEKMEELFQHLSDTAEESIASIARNLIGAKLNKRSVDDKKVTDHHALLVTDEKPGHLLKEQQNIYNMIAKRMVESFSDVCIKDITTVIIDAQGVELIAKGTVIKQYGWRLSPEQIEVADDDKNNEDQDNENAQLPKLSAEQLLEILTLELAERFTKARPIHTEASLLKAMETSGKDIEDEEMRQAMKDCGLGTPATRAATIETLFQRDYIKREKKKLIPTEKGLAVYQLVKDRSIAKVTLTGKWEQKLEEMRANKVSYDVFMKHIKDYTAKITKELLALRISLAQEEIKPQQKGKIKCPKCDKGLIQLYDRVAQCDHYARGCDFKIWRTLNGIFLEEKEMKNLLEKGKTSEFKGVKNNDGSIVNAALIFENFKVNVG; from the coding sequence ATGAAAGTTGTAATAGCTGAAAAGCCATCCGTAGCACGGGATCTGGCGCGGGTGATGGGAGCAAAAGAAGTTAAGGATGGTTATATCGCCGGAAATGGTTATGCTTTTACTTATGCTTTTGGGCATTTGGTGCAGTTGTGTACACCTCAGGCCTACGGTTACAACAGCTGGACTATTTCCAACTTGCCGATTATACCGGCAACCTTTAAACTCGAGTCAAAAAAAGTCAAAAAAGACGGAAAACAAATCGATGATGCAGGAGCTGTCAAGCAACTGAATACAATCAAATCACTATTGGACCAAGCGGAAGAAATTATTGTGGCGACGGATGCGGGACGGGAAGGCGAACTTATCTTTCGAAATATCTATTATTTTTTAGGTTCAAAAGTGCCTTTTAAACGCCTTTGGATTTCAAGTCAGACTGACAAAGCGATCAAAGAGGGCTTCGCCAATTTAAAGGATGGAACAGAGTACGACAGTTTATATATGTCTGCGCGTTCGAGGTCGGAGTCAGACTGGCTGATCGGGATCAACGCGACCCAGGCCATTACGCTCGCCGCGGGTAATAAAGGACTCCTATCCTTAGGAAGAGTGCAGACGCCGACCTTGGCAATGATCTGTGCGCGTTATCTGGAAAACAAAGACTTTAAGCCACAGGCTTTCTACAAAATTCAGGCTGGTTTTGAAAAGGATAATATCAATTTTAAAGCCACCTCCAATAAGATCGATAAAAAAGATGTGGCGGAGGAGACTATAGCGCGGTTATCGGTAGGATCTACAGCACGGGTAGCCCGAGTGGAAGCCAAAGAGACAAAAGAACAGCCGCCCTTGCTCTTTGATCTGACTTCTCTGCAGCAAGATGCGAACAAAAAATATGGGTATTCAGCCGACCAGACGCTAAGTATTGCCCAGACACTCTATGAGAAAAAAGTGATCACCTATCCGCGGACAGGCTCCCGTTACATCAGCGAGGATGTCTTCGAGAAAATGGAAGAGCTCTTTCAGCATCTGTCGGATACTGCGGAGGAATCGATCGCCTCTATTGCGCGGAATTTGATCGGGGCTAAGCTGAATAAACGCTCTGTTGATGACAAAAAAGTTACCGATCACCATGCTTTGTTGGTAACGGATGAGAAGCCGGGGCACCTGCTCAAAGAGCAGCAGAACATTTACAATATGATTGCCAAGCGTATGGTGGAGAGCTTTTCTGATGTATGTATCAAAGACATTACCACTGTCATCATCGATGCACAGGGAGTGGAACTAATTGCGAAAGGTACCGTGATCAAGCAATACGGCTGGCGTCTTTCGCCCGAACAGATCGAGGTGGCCGATGATGATAAGAATAACGAAGACCAGGACAATGAAAATGCGCAGCTCCCCAAATTGTCGGCCGAACAGCTGTTGGAGATACTGACGCTCGAGCTTGCCGAACGTTTTACCAAAGCGCGGCCAATTCATACCGAAGCGTCGTTATTGAAAGCCATGGAGACTTCTGGCAAGGACATCGAAGATGAGGAAATGCGTCAGGCCATGAAAGATTGTGGGCTTGGAACTCCGGCCACACGGGCCGCCACTATAGAAACACTCTTTCAGCGCGATTATATCAAACGCGAGAAAAAGAAGCTCATTCCCACCGAAAAAGGATTAGCGGTCTATCAGCTGGTCAAGGACCGTTCGATTGCAAAGGTGACCCTGACAGGTAAATGGGAGCAGAAACTCGAAGAAATGCGCGCCAATAAGGTTTCTTACGATGTGTTTATGAAGCATATCAAAGATTATACGGCGAAGATAACCAAAGAGCTGCTGGCCTTACGCATCTCATTGGCTCAAGAAGAGATCAAGCCGCAACAAAAAGGCAAAATAAAGTGCCCAAAATGTGACAAAGGCCTCATTCAGCTGTATGACCGTGTGGCCCAATGCGACCATTATGCCCGTGGTTGTGACTTTAAGATCTGGCGAACCCTAAACGGAATTTTTCTGGAGGAAAAAGAGATGAAAAATCTCCTGGAAAAAGGAAAAACTTCAGAATTTAAAGGCGTGAAAAATAATGACGGCAGCATCGTGAACGCAGCGCTGATATTTGAAAATTTTAAAGTAAACGTGGGATAG
- a CDS encoding deoxyguanosinetriphosphate triphosphohydrolase: protein MSEKMNWKDLLSAKRWGYEDRTVENHLVARSEFQRDYDRLIFSSPFRRLQNKTQVFPLPGAVFVHNRLTHSLEVASVGRSLGRMFYAQLKEQNPAIDTAYPYLQEVGNIISAACLSHDLGNPAFGHSGESAISTYFTDGDGRKYQDQVTAEEWADLTHFEGNANALRILTHAFQGKDPKGFALTYTSLASIVKYPCLAIDGHVKKSHHRKKYGFFTEEQKAFEQIANELGLLRDPSNPRGYLRHPLVYLVEAADDICYNIIDLEDAHHLKILSYQEVEELLLPLCGSENLRERLDSLLDTPSRVALLRAKAINTLIKGCVDVFVREQDKFLSGTFSSALMDALDEDIVRQMNKISKISIEKIYNAPTVVQIEIAGYRVMDALLKEFVPAYLKKNKNNYDKKLVALIPEQFYTDKEDSYSKIRCVLDFVSGMTDVYAIELYRKIKGITIPSIE, encoded by the coding sequence ATGTCTGAAAAAATGAACTGGAAAGATTTGCTTTCTGCAAAACGCTGGGGTTATGAAGATAGGACGGTGGAGAACCATCTGGTAGCCCGGTCGGAATTTCAACGGGATTATGACCGTCTGATTTTTTCATCGCCATTTCGAAGATTACAGAATAAGACGCAGGTCTTTCCGCTTCCGGGAGCAGTGTTTGTACACAATAGACTGACGCATAGCTTAGAAGTTGCGAGTGTCGGCCGTTCCCTTGGACGCATGTTTTATGCACAGCTCAAAGAACAGAACCCGGCTATCGATACGGCATATCCCTACCTGCAGGAAGTAGGAAATATTATTTCAGCTGCTTGTCTTTCCCATGACCTTGGGAACCCTGCCTTCGGGCATTCAGGGGAGTCGGCTATTTCCACCTACTTCACCGATGGTGATGGACGAAAATACCAAGATCAGGTGACCGCTGAAGAATGGGCCGATCTGACACACTTCGAAGGAAATGCCAATGCCCTGCGGATTTTGACACACGCTTTCCAAGGAAAGGACCCTAAAGGGTTTGCATTGACTTATACCTCCTTGGCGTCTATCGTAAAATATCCTTGTCTGGCTATTGACGGCCATGTCAAAAAAAGCCATCACCGCAAAAAGTATGGTTTCTTTACAGAAGAACAAAAAGCATTTGAGCAGATCGCCAATGAATTAGGCTTGTTGAGGGATCCCTCCAATCCCCGCGGATACCTTAGACATCCTTTGGTCTATCTGGTTGAAGCAGCAGATGATATTTGTTATAATATTATTGATCTGGAGGATGCGCATCATCTCAAAATCTTGTCTTATCAGGAAGTTGAGGAACTTTTGCTTCCCCTTTGTGGTTCTGAAAATCTACGGGAACGTCTGGATAGTTTGCTAGATACACCGAGCCGTGTCGCCCTGTTGCGCGCCAAAGCAATTAATACCTTGATAAAAGGCTGTGTGGATGTCTTTGTCCGCGAACAGGATAAGTTCTTGTCCGGCACGTTTTCTTCCGCCTTGATGGACGCGCTTGATGAAGATATCGTCAGACAGATGAACAAAATTTCGAAAATTTCCATTGAAAAGATCTACAATGCGCCGACGGTGGTCCAGATAGAGATAGCCGGCTACCGCGTAATGGATGCATTACTCAAGGAGTTTGTTCCCGCGTATCTAAAAAAGAATAAAAATAATTATGACAAAAAGCTGGTTGCTTTGATACCGGAGCAGTTTTATACAGATAAAGAGGATTCTTATTCCAAAATACGCTGTGTCCTGGATTTTGTTTCCGGGATGACGGATGTATATGCGATCGAACTTTATCGGAAAATCAAAGGAATCACGATTCCGAGTATTGAATAA
- a CDS encoding aldose epimerase family protein — protein MTKYQSLIPKHFDATIEGKNTHLLLLKNEGGMQVLLTDYGARIVSILVPDKNGNLVDVALGFDSIQGYLASDEKYHGCTAGRFANRIANGKFELNNRSYTLPQNNGPNCLHGGISGFHDKVWDRRVTYQSHVEFYYVSPDGEEGFPGNVKVMVSYTLTRNNEIIIKYHAQSDADTHVNLTNHTYFNLDGEGNGDVLQHILQINSDEVLFVDENQIPNAIVPVDGTAFDFRIPKKIVQDITANDEQLIAAKGYDHCYVNNKPISQPCATAYSKNTGIQLDVFTTEPGVQLYTANWMTGNDIGKSGKKYLPYAGFCLETQHFPDSPNQAEFPSTLLRAGESFDSETHFKFSIKK, from the coding sequence ATGACAAAATATCAATCACTTATACCAAAACACTTTGATGCTACGATCGAGGGGAAGAATACCCATTTACTTTTATTGAAGAATGAAGGAGGTATGCAGGTGCTCCTCACCGACTACGGCGCGCGTATCGTAAGTATTTTAGTCCCTGATAAAAACGGCAATTTAGTGGATGTAGCACTTGGATTTGATTCCATACAGGGCTATTTAGCCTCAGATGAAAAATATCATGGTTGTACAGCCGGACGCTTTGCAAACCGTATCGCAAACGGCAAATTCGAACTTAACAATAGATCCTATACGCTCCCGCAAAATAATGGCCCAAACTGCCTGCATGGTGGCATTTCGGGGTTCCATGACAAAGTATGGGACCGTCGGGTCACCTATCAATCTCATGTTGAATTCTATTATGTCTCTCCTGATGGTGAAGAGGGTTTTCCCGGAAATGTAAAGGTAATGGTTTCCTATACACTCACCCGAAATAATGAAATTATCATTAAGTATCATGCGCAGTCCGACGCCGACACACATGTCAACCTGACCAACCATACCTACTTCAACCTTGATGGGGAAGGCAACGGGGATGTGCTACAGCACATACTGCAGATCAATTCAGATGAAGTTCTATTTGTTGATGAGAACCAAATCCCCAATGCAATCGTTCCAGTTGACGGAACAGCTTTTGACTTCCGGATTCCAAAAAAAATTGTCCAGGATATCACAGCGAACGATGAACAGCTTATTGCAGCAAAAGGGTATGATCACTGCTATGTTAATAATAAACCTATTTCGCAGCCTTGTGCCACCGCGTATTCCAAAAATACGGGGATACAGCTGGACGTGTTTACGACCGAGCCGGGCGTGCAACTATATACCGCCAATTGGATGACTGGCAACGATATTGGCAAAAGCGGAAAAAAATATCTGCCTTACGCCGGCTTCTGTTTGGAAACCCAGCATTTTCCGGACAGCCCTAATCAGGCGGAATTTCCTTCGACTCTGTTACGGGCCGGCGAATCCTTTGATTCGGAAACACACTTTAAATTTTCCATCAAAAAATAA
- the argH gene encoding argininosuccinate lyase: protein MKIWQKNIDVDSFVESFTVGNDREMDLQLAAADVLGSLAHTRMLNSIDLMTDADLDVVQKELKNIYKDIQAGNFQIESSVEDVHSQVEMLLTQRIGEAGKKIHSGRSRNDQVLVDLKLYFRSEIQQIIQHTEAFFNILVQLSERYKHILIPGYTHLQIAMPSSFGLWFGAYAESLVDDLEMMRAAWKVCNKNPLGSAAGYGSSFPLNRTMTTQLLGFEDLNYNVVYAQMGRGKTERILAQGMSAIAATLAKFAMDVCLYINQNFGFISFPAHLTTGSSIMPHKKNPDVFELIRSRCNKIQALPNEIALMTTNLPSGYHRDLQLLKENLFPAFTSLKDCLEIATFMLENISVKENVLDDPKYDYLFSVEVVNNEVLKGVPFREAYRTIGIDIEAGRFKPSKEVNHTHEGSIDNLCNDQIQRMFQQVKATFEFEKVEQAIDELLK from the coding sequence ATGAAAATCTGGCAAAAAAATATAGATGTTGATTCCTTTGTTGAATCATTTACTGTCGGCAACGACCGGGAGATGGACCTGCAGTTGGCAGCCGCTGATGTCTTGGGCTCATTGGCGCATACGCGGATGTTGAATAGCATCGACCTGATGACAGACGCAGATCTTGATGTCGTACAGAAAGAATTGAAGAATATCTATAAAGATATTCAGGCAGGTAATTTCCAGATTGAAAGCTCTGTGGAAGATGTCCATTCGCAGGTGGAGATGTTGCTGACGCAACGTATTGGTGAGGCCGGCAAAAAGATACATTCAGGAAGGTCGCGCAATGACCAGGTATTGGTCGACCTAAAATTGTATTTCCGTTCGGAGATCCAGCAGATCATTCAGCACACAGAGGCTTTTTTTAATATCCTCGTACAACTGAGTGAACGCTACAAACATATCCTGATCCCTGGATATACACATCTGCAGATCGCCATGCCGTCATCTTTTGGACTTTGGTTTGGTGCATATGCGGAAAGTTTGGTTGATGATCTTGAAATGATGCGTGCGGCATGGAAGGTGTGCAATAAAAATCCTTTGGGTTCCGCGGCAGGGTATGGTTCGTCATTTCCATTAAATCGAACCATGACCACACAGTTGTTGGGATTTGAAGATCTCAATTACAATGTGGTTTACGCACAGATGGGAAGAGGCAAGACGGAGCGTATCCTGGCACAAGGAATGAGTGCTATAGCTGCTACCTTGGCAAAATTTGCCATGGATGTATGCTTGTATATCAATCAGAATTTCGGTTTTATCTCTTTTCCAGCTCATTTGACGACAGGATCCAGTATTATGCCACATAAGAAGAATCCAGATGTCTTTGAACTAATCCGTTCGCGCTGTAATAAAATTCAGGCACTGCCCAATGAGATTGCGCTGATGACCACAAATCTGCCATCGGGTTACCACAGAGATCTGCAGCTGCTGAAAGAAAATCTTTTTCCAGCATTTACATCATTGAAGGACTGTCTGGAGATCGCGACCTTCATGCTTGAAAATATCTCGGTAAAAGAAAATGTGCTCGATGATCCGAAGTACGATTACCTGTTTTCGGTAGAAGTGGTCAATAATGAGGTGCTTAAAGGAGTGCCTTTTCGGGAAGCTTACAGGACAATCGGTATCGATATAGAGGCAGGCCGTTTTAAACCGTCCAAGGAAGTCAACCATACCCATGAAGGCAGCATAGACAATCTCTGCAATGATCAGATCCAACGCATGTTTCAGCAGGTAAAAGCCACTTTTGAATTCGAAAAGGTGGAACAGGCCATAGATGAGCTGTTAAAATAA
- the rbfA gene encoding 30S ribosome-binding factor RbfA codes for MGTESKRQQRFAGVIQQDLAALFQREGNSWAPGAFITVTRVRVTPDLAIARVYLSFLNTKTAQEDIKAIRTKTSEIRYKLGSKIKNQVKIIPQLEFFLDDTNEYVEHMDKLFEEISKEPRQPE; via the coding sequence ATGGGAACAGAAAGCAAGAGACAGCAACGTTTTGCTGGAGTGATTCAACAGGATTTAGCAGCACTATTTCAACGAGAAGGCAATTCGTGGGCTCCAGGGGCATTTATTACGGTCACACGTGTTCGAGTAACGCCAGACTTGGCTATTGCCCGTGTTTATTTGAGCTTTCTAAACACAAAGACTGCCCAGGAAGATATCAAGGCTATCCGAACAAAAACATCCGAAATACGCTATAAACTGGGATCCAAAATCAAAAATCAGGTGAAGATTATTCCGCAGCTGGAATTTTTCCTGGATGACACCAACGAATATGTCGAGCATATGGACAAATTGTTTGAAGAAATCAGCAAAGAGCCCCGTCAACCTGAATAA
- the aat gene encoding leucyl/phenylalanyl-tRNA--protein transferase, with amino-acid sequence MVFELDSKRLEFPHPSYAEEDGLLAIGGDLSAERLLLAYSNGIFPWFSDETPILWYAPDPRFVIYPDKIKISKSMASLMRKNIFSITIDQHFGQVIQHCASIQRKGQHGTWITRDMMEAYTLLFEKGYAHSIEVWKESSLVGGLYGVLINGVFCGESMFSKEANASKAALIYLAQEIELKLIDCQFHTPHLASMGGEFLSLSNYLTILTTDQ; translated from the coding sequence ATGGTATTTGAACTTGATAGCAAAAGACTTGAATTTCCGCATCCCAGCTATGCGGAAGAAGATGGCCTATTGGCTATAGGGGGTGATCTTTCAGCGGAACGGTTGCTTCTCGCTTACAGCAACGGGATATTTCCTTGGTTCAGTGACGAAACACCGATTCTCTGGTATGCTCCGGATCCTCGTTTTGTCATTTATCCGGACAAGATAAAGATCAGCAAAAGCATGGCCTCTTTGATGCGGAAAAATATCTTTTCCATCACCATCGATCAGCACTTCGGACAGGTTATCCAGCATTGTGCTTCCATTCAACGAAAAGGACAGCATGGTACCTGGATCACGCGAGATATGATGGAGGCCTACACTTTGCTTTTTGAAAAAGGATACGCCCATTCCATTGAGGTCTGGAAAGAAAGCTCGCTCGTGGGCGGACTCTATGGAGTACTTATCAATGGCGTCTTCTGTGGAGAAAGTATGTTTTCCAAAGAAGCGAATGCGTCCAAAGCGGCTTTGATCTATCTGGCACAGGAAATCGAACTCAAACTAATCGATTGTCAGTTCCATACTCCACATCTGGCCAGCATGGGCGGCGAATTCCTTTCTTTGTCCAATTATCTAACTATACTAACAACAGACCAATGA
- a CDS encoding aminotransferase class V-fold PLP-dependent enzyme, which translates to MNSPYKPHFDIAPDISYLTTPGSGLLSRETKQWRTKRDQEFFDSNTVLREQQGAALDSCRETIGRFFNCAPCNVFLSSCFSVAFNTLLAGLPKHYRVLLLDNDYPSVNFPTIISGFEHQFVAMDEQLEANILNAIATFRPNVLVFSIVQYISGMKIDLSFIQELKHLHPDLLVVGDGTQFLGTDHFHFDQSGFDAVLCSGYKWLMAGYGNGFVLLNQKMKDILYADVQKKYSYLNNQWLNKSVVQLCFEPGHLDTLSHGSLQHALEQLTEWGYGKAVSYTQQLVSAAKAELSDRKLLLDSIVNRRPQSNIFNIQISPDNVELLIHEGIKCFPRGSGIRVGFHLYNDETDLAKLLDIIDTKVK; encoded by the coding sequence ATGAACAGTCCGTACAAACCTCATTTCGACATAGCTCCGGATATCAGCTACCTAACCACCCCTGGATCGGGCCTCCTTTCACGTGAAACAAAACAATGGCGGACAAAGAGGGATCAAGAATTCTTTGACTCTAATACCGTATTACGCGAACAGCAGGGAGCTGCCCTGGACTCCTGTAGGGAGACTATCGGCCGCTTCTTCAATTGTGCGCCGTGCAATGTGTTTTTGTCCAGCTGCTTTTCAGTTGCTTTCAACACCTTGTTGGCCGGTCTGCCCAAACATTATAGGGTTCTGCTGCTGGATAACGATTATCCTTCCGTAAATTTTCCGACAATCATAAGCGGTTTTGAACATCAGTTTGTAGCGATGGACGAACAGCTGGAAGCTAACATTTTAAATGCTATCGCAACTTTTCGCCCCAACGTACTGGTATTTTCCATTGTACAGTATATCTCCGGGATGAAAATAGATCTGAGCTTTATCCAGGAGCTTAAGCACCTGCACCCCGATTTGCTTGTCGTCGGAGATGGGACACAGTTTTTGGGAACCGACCATTTTCACTTTGATCAATCAGGCTTTGACGCTGTGTTGTGCAGTGGATATAAATGGCTGATGGCCGGGTATGGAAATGGCTTTGTTCTTTTAAACCAAAAAATGAAAGATATCCTCTATGCAGACGTTCAAAAAAAGTACAGCTACCTCAATAATCAATGGTTAAATAAGTCGGTTGTACAATTATGTTTTGAACCTGGGCATCTGGACACGCTGTCACACGGATCATTGCAGCACGCACTGGAGCAGCTTACAGAGTGGGGTTATGGAAAGGCCGTCAGCTACACACAGCAACTTGTCTCGGCAGCAAAAGCTGAACTGTCCGACAGAAAGCTTCTATTGGACAGTATCGTCAATAGACGCCCCCAAAGTAATATTTTCAATATACAGATCAGCCCGGACAACGTTGAGCTACTGATTCATGAAGGGATAAAATGTTTTCCCCGAGGCTCAGGAATCCGGGTAGGTTTTCATCTGTACAATGATGAAACGGATCTGGCAAAGCTATTAGACATTATAGACACAAAAGTAAAATAA
- the hemA gene encoding glutamyl-tRNA reductase: protein MKNLKVLAFTHKHVELKDLGNLVICNEDLESRLINLKHSLDIPEIFYIGTCNRVEFVFYGAHELTNEFIAEFMGKLNFCVPQERLQCYLGQVTKYEGMDALHHLLRMSCSLESLVVGEKEILAQVRRAYDRCREAGFTGDFLRLMMDRLVKTAKEVYTYTKISRNPISVVSLAYRKLRELKLVENPRILIIGSGETNQNLAKYFQKNQKAKFVVFNRTLENAKVLAEELNAEAYPLSEIGKYKKGFDILITCTGAPTSIIDNTLYQSLLNGENDKKIIIDLAVPNDIDAEVLKNNPVHYIEVSSLQAIAEKNIQERYNELESAEKIIQDNIQEFLPLIKQRRVEVAMREVPEKIKEIKSFALNEVFAQEVQALTPEARAVLEKVINYMEKKYIKVPMVMAKEILVKTPETEKN, encoded by the coding sequence TTGAAAAATCTTAAAGTATTAGCGTTTACTCATAAACATGTCGAACTGAAAGATCTAGGAAATCTAGTGATCTGCAATGAGGATTTAGAAAGTCGCCTCATTAACTTAAAACATAGTCTAGATATTCCTGAGATTTTTTACATTGGAACTTGTAATCGAGTAGAGTTTGTATTTTATGGTGCTCATGAACTTACCAACGAATTTATTGCGGAGTTTATGGGGAAACTAAACTTCTGTGTTCCGCAAGAGCGTCTCCAATGTTATCTTGGCCAGGTGACCAAATACGAAGGAATGGATGCTCTACACCATTTACTTCGCATGTCCTGTTCGCTTGAAAGTCTTGTTGTTGGCGAAAAAGAAATCTTGGCACAGGTCCGCAGGGCTTATGACCGCTGCAGAGAAGCCGGATTTACCGGAGATTTTCTCCGCTTAATGATGGACCGTCTCGTAAAGACAGCCAAAGAGGTATATACCTATACCAAAATTTCCAGAAATCCCATTTCTGTGGTATCACTTGCTTACCGCAAACTGCGAGAGTTGAAACTTGTTGAAAATCCACGAATTCTGATTATAGGATCAGGAGAAACCAATCAGAATCTAGCTAAATATTTTCAAAAGAACCAAAAAGCAAAATTTGTGGTTTTTAACCGTACGCTGGAAAATGCAAAAGTGCTGGCTGAAGAATTAAATGCAGAGGCCTACCCCCTATCCGAAATCGGTAAATACAAAAAAGGATTCGATATCTTAATTACCTGTACCGGAGCACCAACATCAATTATTGACAATACTCTCTATCAGTCCTTATTGAACGGTGAAAACGATAAAAAAATTATCATTGATCTGGCAGTACCGAATGATATTGATGCGGAGGTACTTAAAAATAACCCTGTACACTATATTGAGGTCAGCAGCTTGCAGGCCATTGCGGAGAAAAACATCCAAGAACGTTATAATGAACTGGAAAGCGCAGAAAAGATTATTCAGGACAATATCCAGGAATTTCTGCCCTTAATCAAACAAAGGCGTGTAGAAGTGGCCATGCGTGAGGTTCCTGAAAAAATTAAAGAGATCAAGTCGTTTGCGCTAAATGAAGTATTTGCCCAGGAAGTTCAGGCATTGACTCCCGAAGCGAGGGCCGTACTTGAAAAAGTCATTAACTACATGGAAAAGAAATATATCAAAGTTCCGATGGTCATGGCTAAAGAGATTCTGGTTAAAACCCCGGAAACCGAGAAAAACTAA
- the hemC gene encoding hydroxymethylbilane synthase, with protein MNRKLIIGTRGSVLAMWQANFVKDRLQEIGIEAELKVIKTQGDIIQHLRLDKLEGKGFFTKELEEELLSGTIDLAVHSHKDLPTVNPPGLIIAAVSEREDPSELLIIHKDCVDIKKRLSLKHNATVGTSSNRRKAQISALRPDLEFDDLRGNLQTRMQKLRDEQYDAIILAKAGISRIAMDISDFHVEEIPPVEIIPAPAQGVLAIQIRESDKELFEALQPINDDEVARTISVERLVLNKFDAGCHAPLGCYCRKTADAYEAWASIADTSEDFPDRVYLKDSDPTRLAERIFSKYAKDRKLPQSVFISREIDENSYFARAMAKHNISIEGRSLIKIFPIINKLDPFILKHVDWIIFSSKNGIEHFFNLEPRLSKKTKIAVIGRGSEEVLRKYDRVADFSGDSEGINMDEIAKKFAELANGGTVLIPRAKESLETIQKALSPETKIINMPVYETVLEEDVDPSNAEVLVFTSPSNVEAYFADNLLEPGQKVICIGRSTGAKFDEMNVPYTLPYSPDEIGLSEAIFGLEY; from the coding sequence GTGAACAGAAAACTAATTATTGGCACCCGGGGAAGTGTACTTGCTATGTGGCAGGCAAATTTTGTAAAAGACCGTTTGCAAGAAATCGGTATTGAAGCAGAATTGAAGGTTATCAAAACTCAAGGCGATATCATTCAACACCTCCGTTTAGACAAGCTGGAGGGCAAGGGATTTTTCACGAAGGAGCTTGAAGAAGAGCTTTTGAGCGGAACGATTGATTTAGCGGTACACTCACATAAGGATTTACCAACCGTCAATCCGCCGGGGCTGATTATTGCCGCTGTCTCTGAACGCGAAGACCCCTCTGAACTATTGATCATCCATAAAGACTGTGTTGACATCAAGAAGCGCTTGTCCTTAAAGCACAATGCTACTGTTGGGACTTCATCCAACCGCAGAAAGGCTCAGATCTCGGCCCTTCGACCTGATTTAGAGTTTGATGACCTGCGTGGCAATCTGCAAACGCGGATGCAAAAATTGCGCGACGAGCAATACGATGCCATTATTTTGGCTAAGGCGGGTATCAGTCGTATTGCGATGGACATTTCGGATTTCCATGTAGAGGAGATCCCGCCGGTGGAAATTATTCCCGCGCCGGCACAGGGTGTATTGGCCATCCAGATCCGGGAGTCGGACAAGGAGCTATTCGAGGCACTGCAGCCCATCAATGATGATGAGGTAGCCAGAACAATTTCTGTCGAACGTTTGGTACTGAACAAATTCGATGCCGGCTGTCATGCTCCACTTGGCTGTTACTGCCGTAAAACCGCTGATGCTTACGAAGCCTGGGCGTCTATCGCCGATACCAGTGAGGATTTTCCAGACCGGGTGTATCTCAAAGACTCCGATCCTACCCGTCTGGCGGAACGCATCTTCAGTAAATATGCGAAGGACCGCAAATTGCCGCAATCGGTTTTTATTTCGCGGGAGATCGATGAAAATTCGTATTTCGCCCGGGCAATGGCCAAACATAACATTTCCATTGAGGGTCGTTCACTCATCAAAATATTTCCGATCATCAACAAATTAGACCCTTTTATTCTAAAACATGTAGATTGGATTATCTTTTCCAGCAAAAACGGGATTGAACACTTCTTCAATTTAGAACCGCGTCTGAGCAAAAAAACCAAAATAGCAGTGATTGGCCGCGGGTCCGAGGAGGTATTGCGTAAGTATGACCGTGTAGCCGACTTTTCGGGAGATAGCGAAGGGATCAACATGGACGAAATCGCAAAGAAGTTTGCTGAACTCGCCAATGGCGGAACTGTTCTTATTCCACGCGCAAAAGAGTCTTTGGAAACTATCCAGAAGGCGCTAAGTCCGGAAACGAAAATCATTAATATGCCGGTCTATGAAACCGTCCTGGAAGAAGACGTCGATCCCTCAAATGCCGAGGTGCTGGTATTTACCAGTCCCAGCAATGTTGAAGCTTATTTTGCGGACAACCTGCTGGAACCGGGGCAGAAGGTGATCTGTATAGGTCGTTCCACCGGAGCAAAATTCGACGAGATGAACGTTCCCTATACATTGCCCTACTCTCCAGACGAGATCGGTCTTTCGGAGGCTATTTTTGGCTTAGAATATTAA